In a single window of the Paenibacillus sp. MMS20-IR301 genome:
- a CDS encoding ABC transporter permease subunit codes for MARIVQGGRNIARDLLKNKVLYLMLLPVIVYFAVFHYAVMPGAYVAFVDYKLNKGIFGSDFIGLKNFEFLVQTGELWNITKNTLLYNLVFLALGNIIQIVFAIMLSEIAGKWFKKISQSVILLPNFISMVIVGVFAYNLFNFNSGFINTIMSGAGLDRYEFYSDPGIWKYIIVAFKIWAGTGYGMIVYLAAITGINHDLYEAAYMDGATTWQRIRYMTLPILKPTFILLLLFGMGGILKGSFDLFYNLIGTNSVLYPQTDIIDTYVFRSLVGQFNFSMGAAVGFYQSLFGLLLVLVVNFIVRKVEPDSALF; via the coding sequence TTGGCAAGAATTGTACAAGGGGGCAGGAATATTGCCCGGGATTTACTGAAGAACAAAGTGCTGTATCTCATGCTGCTGCCTGTTATTGTGTATTTCGCGGTCTTTCATTATGCGGTAATGCCCGGCGCTTACGTTGCATTCGTCGATTACAAGCTTAACAAAGGGATCTTCGGCAGTGACTTCATCGGGCTCAAGAACTTCGAATTCCTGGTGCAGACCGGAGAGCTCTGGAATATCACCAAGAATACACTGCTCTATAATCTGGTTTTCCTTGCTTTAGGTAATATTATTCAAATTGTGTTTGCCATCATGTTATCGGAGATTGCCGGTAAGTGGTTCAAGAAGATCTCCCAGTCGGTTATTCTCCTGCCGAACTTCATCTCAATGGTTATCGTCGGTGTATTTGCTTACAACCTGTTCAACTTCAACTCCGGGTTCATCAACACCATCATGTCCGGAGCCGGACTTGACCGGTATGAGTTCTATTCCGATCCTGGCATCTGGAAATATATCATTGTGGCTTTTAAGATCTGGGCCGGTACCGGTTACGGTATGATTGTCTATCTGGCAGCCATCACAGGCATTAACCATGACCTGTACGAAGCCGCCTACATGGACGGGGCAACCACCTGGCAGCGGATCCGCTACATGACCCTGCCGATTCTGAAACCGACTTTTATTCTGCTTCTATTGTTCGGTATGGGCGGAATCCTCAAGGGCTCCTTCGACCTGTTCTACAATCTCATTGGCACAAACTCCGTGCTGTATCCGCAGACGGATATTATAGATACTTATGTCTTCCGTTCCCTGGTGGGACAATTCAACTTCTCGATGGGTGCAGCTGTAGGCTTCTATCAATCCTTATTCGGCCTGCTTCTGGTGCTTGTGGTGAACTTCATTGTACGCAAGGTTGAACCGGACAGCGCGCTGTTCTAA